The region CTTTCTTCTTCAATTGAAGAGGGTGCGAACAAGGACCAACAAAACTTCCTTTGGCTGTACTGCCGTACGAAGGCTTGTCGAATTTCTTTCTCTGACCTATGGTCTTCAACATCACACATCCTCCCACCTGCGGCATGTCAAACGTGGCGAGCCGTCACGCCGGCAGGGTCGTCAGCCACAGCTGCGCAGATTACACAGACACCTGTGACCCCGTGGGGCTAACGTAGCGTAGGTGATACAGCTGAATAAACTAGGAATTAGATTAGAACTAGTCAGCTACAGCCAGTAGGCTggatatatgtgcatgtgtgagtgcttgtgtgtgttcgacctttcatgaaaaaaaggaGCTGGTTACAGTGTGCATTTGGTTTAGATTTGTGCAGGGAACTCCCATTGATTTCACTCTCGTCATACCTAGCATAGCAATGCTACATAGGATTGGCttctacaaatatttttatgtattgaCCAGGGAACGGCAGTCCTGAATCCTAAAAGTCAGTTCCATGTAAAATCAATATTAGCATTAACTCCCTGTTTCAAATATGCTGCCACAAAACAATTTGTTATAATCTTGTGGGGTGGTTTCAGAGTACAGTAATATCTGGTCagtacactgaaaatatttgttgaaGACCCCAAATGATCACTGGCATTCAAAACAATCACAACAACCAAGGCCTGTAAAATAACTCCCACACAGTCGAAGCAAAGTCGTAGTTTTTACTTGAGGTTAGGGAAGGTATAAAGTGAGAAGAGAAGGGACCCCGGAGGGTGAGGGTTTTTAATCCCAATACAGCACTTAATGCCTCATGTACACTCCTGTTCCAGGGAGAGTGCCTGTTTGTGCCTTTTTTGGAAAGGACAAAGACATTCAGCCCAAAACTGTGTAATACAAGTACCTATTAAACTGCATGCATGCTGGTTCCCCGGATCGCCTGCCTCCCCTGCGTTCATaacaaacagcaataataaaGAGTGCAATGTAACATTCataacaaatttttaaaaaataaaacaggttaaaaaatTAGGTCAAACGCTCTTGAATACCATAAGGTTATATGAAttaaacaaagataaaaatgactgaaaaatagTTCACAGTAAAACAAGAAAGTATACAATACACAGATATAGCTAGTCTATTGAGGTAAACACTGTAGCAGAGTATTCTTAAACAGGAAGGTAATACCTTGAATATTCCACTGCAAATGCTTGTCATGTGTCATATGTCATGCATCATATCACTCAgtaccaaaaccaaaaaaagaaaaaaaaaaggctaaaacaacacaaaaaaaaggttaacaGTCTTTGTAATAAAAGGAGAAAAGCAATAATCGGTGCGCGCCACAGTCACACACGAAGGCCTCTGGTTATGAATACATATGTACTGAGATCAAGCTGGAGCTTTGGACAGTGAACCTGTCCTGCTGTCCATACCTTGACAGGTCCTGGTCAGCCATAACTGAAAGTTGACCTTAGAAAATGAGACATAAATATCTGAGGTGAGGCGCTGACATTCATTACCAGGCAGTGCTTTGAGAGCAGCCACGGTGAGGCCCACGATTGTATGtcacaaaaagacaaacaggaaacagaaaaataaaaacagaaaaatacaaaattacagGACAGCATATGAACCTTCTCTGGCTGATGCACACAGGGCTCCCTCCTCTCCGGCGTCCTCtatctcttcctcctcctgccccagtTTACCTGCCACcgtggaaataaaaaaagcaaatgatcCCTGTGAGCCGGCTCCCTAAAAATAGCCATGAGAATCCCGAAATGTTCCCCAAACCAAGGAAAACGGGACGGACGCAGCTAGGAGAAGCAGTTCCAGCACAGCGATTTGGCCTTGAGGGTTGTTGAGTCGAAACACAGGTATTGCACTCAAGCAAGCTACTGCACATCAGTGATCAAGGTGCCCCAATGTACTGTTTTTCAGTAAGTAAGGAGATTGCACTGGCCCATATAGAAcagaatgaacacatttcagaataCACAAGATATGCAAATGTTTATTAGGGAAGactcatttataaataaaccCCGATTAGCACAGTCGCCATGAAATTCAGTGGCGAAGTAACATTATATAAGGCAATTTACAAGGGATTTCTGGATTTTTActcagtacatttaaaaagtaatttttccCCTGTTCTGCCCAGTTTGGAACGTCCAATCATGCTCCCGCTGCACCGTCCAATGCAACCGCCATTGTCGAGtcaggagagcacagacgaGCATGAGCTTCCTCTCAAGTATGCAATATCAGTCACCAGTTCTTATCACGCTGCGGGTCAGAAATCTGgctcgcacagacatgagtcagaggaaatACAGAGGAAAAACCGGCAGACACCGTGGCTCCCTAGGAccaggtttgggaaccactacATTAGAGGCATCCCAGACATTACAATAGTAATGTTACTGTAAGACCTGCGcgggaaagtccaggggtcagaaagcaaaCGTCCTGTCATGTGTTTTTTCCACCCATGCTCCCGAATATACTCAGTGAAACCACAGAAATAAGTATATCATCCTGGGATTTTAAGTATGGCACATTAGAGATTAAAGAAAATTTCACCTACTTaacaactttctcatccagtgtactcaacaaCAATACTCAATAATAGGCAAGTGAGCTGATTCAGACTTGATTTGAGTATCCAGGGTagggtatgcatgtgtgctgtgtgtatgcataccaGTAGTGGCACTAATGGGCTTGATAATGATGAAACAGAACTCTTAACTTTAAACCAATCATTGGTTTCAACTCgttttaatttaacttaattaacaaatgtgtcactgtctgaaTATCCAACTGGAAAGTATCCTACTGCTACACTCCATCCTATAGGACCTACAgtacggagtgtagcacagtgggtaaggaactgggcttgtaaccgaaaggtcgcaggttcgattcccgggtaaggacactgccgttgtacccttgagcaaggtacttaacctccattgcttcagtatatatccagctgtataaatggatacaatgtgaaatgctatgtaaaaaaaagttgtgtaagtcactctggataagagtgtctgctaaatgcctgtaatgtaatgtaaagcttCCTCTTAATGTATCAGGTTGCAGTGTTCTCTTTCCTCAACTCAATTAGCAGATGCTACAAACACAGAATTCAGAAGAACTGGAAATATGAGTTAAGATAACTGTTAGatggttaatttaaaaaaataacaagagcAATTATTCCTCTCTAATGCAAGATGAAAAAACATGAAGCAATTCTTCCCCACCAATGTAAGCTTATTGCTTCCTTTTTTCCTGCTCACCAGCCACCGATAATGCATACGTATGCGTGTCTCTGTTTGTGCAAAGAGGAGGACCGCTCTACCTTCTTTCACGTCTTGAATTATTTCCTCCGGAAGAACAAAACTCTTCTCCAAGTTGGGAAAAGGCAATATTTCAGATTCATCCTGCAGTGAAGAAGCAGATTTGAGTTGTCCCAAGGTAAAACAGAatgacgtttaaaaaaaaaaaaaaaaaaaaattattcataaCTTACCAGAGCTTGCATGTCGTACATGGTAGTGAGATGATCCCAGATCACTTTAGAGGACACTTGTCTTCCAATATTTTGGCAGAATTTATCTCGAATGCAAATCATGTGAAAATGACGATTAACCCCTAATATAGACAGGAAAAAAACCATAGCCACAGTTAAACGGGTACACCTATGCTGCAGTTTAATGCAGTGTACACACCACAAAACAGACTGTCTAACCAAATCTTCTAatgagatttcttttttcttttttttctcaagtgGAAACTATTATCTTGCCTTAAATTATGGTTTGTTTGAAATTTTCTTACCCCATTGACAAATCATTGAAACGGacacctcattggcaatatttttacaaaaaagtaatagGAATAAGATTATCAGTTTAAATGTAAGACTAAAATACTAATGTGTTTATATGACCGacgtatttttgttttttgcagcgCAATCTCAAGGTGGGGGAGTAATTTGTTAGGCAGCACGAGAAACACCGATCAGACATTaaagttaaaagttaaaattaaaatcgCTTACCGAATAGATATCTTAATAGATGTCAGTTATATGAAAAACTGCGATACATATGCAATAGAATATTTACAAACATCTAAATGTGAGGTTAAGACAACAAGCAGCTTATCATTCTGTATGGTTATGCCATGCACGTAGCTACGTACAGAAAGTAAAAAGTTTTCtgaagcaagcacacacactctgaagtGAAGCAAACAGTTTGCGATGATATTAATCGAAATCGTAGAAGACTTTAATGTAGTTATTCAGTATGGGTTTATAAACTTGCTGTCAAAACATCCGGCACATCTAacgttacattttttaaacgacTTGACGCAATGACGCCAGAGACGTCACGTTGCTATCGATGTCCCGCACTCAAAAAGGTGAAACGAGTTTGCTAAAGTCAGCTGAGACATGCGTTTGTCAGCCTTTACCTAGAAACTATTGTGCGTAATGTTTTTGTCAAGCGCAAAAAAGTTTTCAGTTTAACATACCAGTGATCTAAAATAAACTACGGTCTTGTTAGCTAGGCAACTATCTTGCTTGGCTGAAATCGCATGCTTTGTGGGTGGCAGTGTTTGAGCTGTGGGTCTACAGGCCTAAACGTACAAAAACCACGAcgaatttaaattttttttacagtcgtACCTACAGGCTTGTGTCCCAGCATAGCATGGAAAAGGCACACTTC is a window of Anguilla anguilla isolate fAngAng1 chromosome 13, fAngAng1.pri, whole genome shotgun sequence DNA encoding:
- the LOC118211469 gene encoding MRG/MORF4L-binding protein-like isoform X3, translating into MEPRGGSVPFPCYAGTQAWVNRHFHMICIRDKFCQNIGRQVSSKVIWDHLTTMYDMQALDESEILPFPNLEKSFVLPEEIIQDVKEGKLGQEEEEIEDAGEEGALCASAREGEAGDPGNQHACSLIGSTSSGNGTDSPPTKEEKVRERAPSESGSKETAEKRKRNRSTEKLLGLNTDPSSPGGAKRRRI
- the LOC118211469 gene encoding MRG/MORF4L-binding protein-like isoform X1 is translated as MGEADTSPTEEKHEDSGINPAEDSVTWSQEVEVCLFHAMLGHKPVGVNRHFHMICIRDKFCQNIGRQVSSKVIWDHLTTMYDMQALDESEILPFPNLEKSFVLPEEIIQDVKEGKLGQEEEEIEDAGEEGALCASAREGEAGDPGNQHACSLIGSTSSGNGTDSPPTKEEKVRERAPSESGSKETAEKRKRNRSTEKLLGLNTDPSSPGGAKRRRI
- the LOC118211469 gene encoding MRG/MORF4L-binding protein-like isoform X2; the protein is MGEADTSPTEEKHEDSGINPAEDSVTWSQEVEVCLFHAMLGHKPVGVNRHFHMICIRDKFCQNIGRQVSSKVIWDHLTTMYDMQALDESEILPFPNLEKSFVLPEEIIQDVKEGKLGQEEEEIEDAGEEGALCASAREGSTSSGNGTDSPPTKEEKVRERAPSESGSKETAEKRKRNRSTEKLLGLNTDPSSPGGAKRRRI